From Toxorhynchites rutilus septentrionalis strain SRP chromosome 2, ASM2978413v1, whole genome shotgun sequence, a single genomic window includes:
- the LOC129766366 gene encoding uncharacterized protein LOC129766366, giving the protein MQQYQAKGYAHKADPEELSNFDPRRTWYLPLNVVMNPKKPHKVRLVWDAAAKVQGQSLNSALLAGPDLLAPLPSVLCPFRQFEVAISADILEMFHQLFIRPEDKSAQLFLWRDDPSNPYEVFVMDVAIFGASCSPSAAQFVKNLNAQEFSDQYPLAAKVIVEHHYVDDFVYSTNTVNEAVELAQQVKEVHSRAGFTIRNWLSNSPEVISRVGVPGMELSKYFEVAKTATQERVLGLVWKPDPDVFVFQGLFSEEIRSLLGDTVIPTKRQTLRVVMSIFDPLGLVAVVVVHGKILLQNIWRCKTDCDHSIPDELLDAWRRWTKLLKQLEQVQISRCYFPGYSDRSYHSLELHIFVDASEEAYAALAYFRIVDSSGVRCSLVSAKTKVAPLKPLSIPRLELQAAVLGAKLSKSVEDYHTLPIVRRVFWTDSSTVEEWRWVPSRWNVADEATKWGKGPNISSSSRWFQAPAFLYQEPDTWPQQGPCVVEITEELRTTHLHCHLIRQQLIDFERYSKWERLVRAIAYVYRFIDNCRRKIENYSTERSGWLNQNELQKAEWTIFKLIQHEAYGDEIVTFNRNQHLPVDQRLKLEKTSKIVKLTPVLDDQGVLRMDSRITNAQQFSTDFKFPIILPKGHYGTQLLVDWYHRQSKHINTKQR; this is encoded by the exons ATGCAGCAGTATCAAGCTAAAGGATACGCACACAAAGCTGATCCTGAGGAGCTCAGTAACTTTGACCCTCGACGAACCTGGTACCTGCCCTTAAACGTGGTCATGAACCCAAAGAAACCGCATAAGGTACGGTTGGTCTGGGATGCTGCGGCAAAAGTTCAAGGCCAATCATTGAACTCCGCTCTGTTGGCTGGTCCCGATTTGCTCGCACCGCTTCCTTCAGTTTTGTGTCCTTTCCGACAGTTCGAGGTGGCCATCAGTGCAGACATACTCGAGATGTTCCATCAGCTCTTTATTAGACCGGAAGATAAATCAGCGCAGCTGTTTCTGTGGCGAGACGATCCCTCCAACCCGTATGAAGTCTTCGTTATGGACGTCGCGATATTCGGCGCTTCCTGTTCGCCGTCGGCAGCTCAGTTTGTGAAAAACCTAAACGCTCAAGAGTTCTCTGATCAGTATCCACTAGCAGCAAAAGTAATAGTGGAGCATCATTATGTTGACGATTTTGTATACAGCACAAACACCGTGAATGAAGCAGTCGAACTAGCACAGCAGGTGAAAGAAGTACATTCTAGAGCAGGATTCACCATACGCAACTGGTTGTCCAATTCCCCCGAAGTGATCTCACGGGTCGGGGTTCCAGGCATGGAGTTGTCCAAATATTTCGAGGTAGCAAAAACGGCCACCCAAGAACGAGTTCTTGGTCTAGTTTGGAAGCCAGATCCTGATGTTTTTGTGTTCCAAGGACTATTCAGCGAAGAGATCCGATCACTGCTAGGCGACACTGTTATTCCGACGAAAAGACAAACTCTAAGAGTCGTCATGAGTATATTCGACCCCTTGGGATTGGTGGCTGTAGTTGTAGTCCACGGTAAAATATTGCTACAAAACATCTGGCGGTGCAAGACAGATTGCGACCATTCCATACCAGACGAATTACTCGATGCATGGAGACGATGGACTAAACTGTTGAAGCAACTTGAGCAGGTCCAAATTTCCCGCTGTTATTTTCCTGGATATTCCGATAGAAGTTATCATTCCTTGGAGTTGCATATTTTTGTAGATGCAAGTGAGGAAGCGTACGCTGCCCTGGCTTATTTTCGCATCGTGGATAGCTCTGGAGTGCGCTGCTCACTTGTCTCGGCGAAGACAAAAGTGGCTCCTCTGAAACCGCTCTCAATCCCTAGATTAGAGTTGCAGGCGGCTGTTCTTGGTGCAAAACTGTCAAAATCGGTAGAAGACTATCATACACTGCCGATAGTTCGCAGAGTGTTCTGGACCGACTCTAGCACC GTGGAAGAGTGGCGGTGGGTTCCTTCACGCTGGAATGTAGCCGATGAAGCAACCAAATGGGGCAAGGGCCCTAACATAAGTAGCAGCAGTCGTTGGTTTCAAGCACCAGCATTCCTGTATCAAGAGCCAGATACCTGGCCACAGCAAGGTCCATGTGTGGTTGAAATAACGGAGGAGCTTCGTACAACACACCTTCATTGTCATCTCATCAGGCAGCAACTTATAGATTTCGAAAGATATTCGAAGTGGGAGCGATTAGTGCGTGCGATAGCGTATGTGTACAGGTTTATAGACAACTGTCGCCGTAAAATCGAGAATTACTCAACGGAACGATCTGGGTGGTTGAACCAGAACGAGTTGCAGAAAGCGGAATGGACTATCTTCAAGCTCATTCAGCACGAAGCATACGGAGATGAGATTGTGACCTTTAATAGAAACCAGCATCTTCCAGTGGACCAGCGGCTAAAGCTCGAGAAGACTAGTAAAATCGTTAAACTAACCCCTGTGTTGGACGACCAAGGTGTTTTGCGTATGGATAGTCGTATCACCAATGCACAGCAATTCTCCACAGATTTCAAGTTCCCGATAATTCTTCCCAAAGGTCATTACGGGACACAGCTGCTCGTTGACTGGTATCATCGTCAAAGCAAGCACATCAACACGAAACAGCGGTGA